The Phoenix dactylifera cultivar Barhee BC4 chromosome 9, palm_55x_up_171113_PBpolish2nd_filt_p, whole genome shotgun sequence genome window below encodes:
- the LOC103701781 gene encoding uncharacterized protein LOC103701781, translating into MGRSEMDGRCRRHPEHRQSKGVCPFCLRERLSHISAPSSTATTNASSTSSCFSDSNLSSSVYSPPNQDTKTTWLSLLKGNPGKSKPLRKSRSLAFVMRENSEEDRGKQKEKGRKEKDNNNKRKKKGRFWLRLMIGSDGRKKEMDGSLSHSKTMKEKSSAKWVLF; encoded by the coding sequence atgggaaggTCAGAGATGGATGGCAGGTGCAGGAGGCATCCAGAGCACAGGCAGTCCAAAGGGGTTTGCCCTTTCTGCCTCAGAGAGAGGCTGTCTCATATTTCAGCCCCTTCTTCTACAGCCACCACCAATGCTTCTTCCACCTCTTCATGCTTTTCTGACTCCAATCTCTCTTCATCAGTTTACTCCCCTCCTAACCAAGACACCAAGACCACATGGCTCTCCCTTCTAAAAGGAAACCCTGGCAAATCCAAACCACTGAGGAAGAGCCGATCCTTGGCCTTTGTGATGAGAGAGAACAGCGAGGAAGACAGAGGGAAGCAGAAAGAAAAGGGGAGGAAGGAGAAAGACAACaacaacaagaggaagaagaaaggaaggttCTGGTTAAGGCTGATGATTGGTTCAGACGGTAGAAAGAAGGAGATGGACGGAAGCTTGTCGCACTCCAAGACCATGAAGGAGAAGTCTTCTGCCAAGTGGGTATTGTTCTAA
- the LOC108511099 gene encoding uncharacterized protein LOC108511099 isoform X3, protein MAVAILRFFAGPDILFGVRCAWFCSLSIIILVPADIWTFCENGCTLCTTFSYSFLNLIHLEGNAKTICAKLKKVLVRNRRNICTTIQISYKKASQKSKGM, encoded by the exons ATGGCGGTGGCAATCCTGCGGTTCTTCGCGGGGCCGGACATCCTCTTCGGCGTCAGATGCGCCTGGTTCTGCTCCCTCTCCATCATCATCCTCGTCCCCGCCGACATCTGGACC TTCTGCGAGAACGGTTGCACGCTATGCACCACCTTTTCTTATAGTTTTCTTAACCTCATTCATCTTGAAGGTAATGCCAAAACAATTTGTGCAAAG CTGAAAAAAGTTCTAGTTCGAAATAGGAGGAACATATGCACAACAATCCAGATCTCATACAAAAAGGCCAgccaaaag AGTAAGGGCATGTGA
- the LOC108511099 gene encoding uncharacterized protein LOC108511099 isoform X1, with amino-acid sequence MAVAILRFFAGPDILFGVRCAWFCSLSIIILVPADIWTFCENGCTLCTTFSYSFLNLIHLEGNAKTICAKLKKVLVRNRRNICTTIQISYKKASQKSGLGFNEGVKLASKS; translated from the exons ATGGCGGTGGCAATCCTGCGGTTCTTCGCGGGGCCGGACATCCTCTTCGGCGTCAGATGCGCCTGGTTCTGCTCCCTCTCCATCATCATCCTCGTCCCCGCCGACATCTGGACC TTCTGCGAGAACGGTTGCACGCTATGCACCACCTTTTCTTATAGTTTTCTTAACCTCATTCATCTTGAAGGTAATGCCAAAACAATTTGTGCAAAG CTGAAAAAAGTTCTAGTTCGAAATAGGAGGAACATATGCACAACAATCCAGATCTCATACAAAAAGGCCAgccaaaag AGTGGCCTTGGCTTCAACGAGGGTGTAAAGTTGGCGAGCAAGTCGTAG
- the LOC108511099 gene encoding uncharacterized protein LOC108511099 isoform X2, with protein sequence MAVAILRFFAGPDILFGVRCAWFCSLSIIILVPADIWTFCENGCTLCTTFSYSFLNLIHLEGNAKTICAKLKKVLVRNRRNICTTIQISYKKASQKIFGIQSKGM encoded by the exons ATGGCGGTGGCAATCCTGCGGTTCTTCGCGGGGCCGGACATCCTCTTCGGCGTCAGATGCGCCTGGTTCTGCTCCCTCTCCATCATCATCCTCGTCCCCGCCGACATCTGGACC TTCTGCGAGAACGGTTGCACGCTATGCACCACCTTTTCTTATAGTTTTCTTAACCTCATTCATCTTGAAGGTAATGCCAAAACAATTTGTGCAAAG CTGAAAAAAGTTCTAGTTCGAAATAGGAGGAACATATGCACAACAATCCAGATCTCATACAAAAAGGCCAgccaaaag ATATTTGGCATTCAGAGTAAGGGCATGTGA